From Apteryx mantelli isolate bAptMan1 chromosome 32, bAptMan1.hap1, whole genome shotgun sequence, the proteins below share one genomic window:
- the LOC136994770 gene encoding uncharacterized protein, translating to MADRSIVLILLFQTLTVLFLLICGQRTLEWPWSQAHVKHTGSMGLRSNKDLNLVTVVMRGAEVCLENEWSWDSINRLPQLLGKTGQEIKIGCRVVNGSTHKKVNQISVTEVKSNKRGKKNCDTERLDCWYNFTLVQPVFVVCLWAHHSVGLSFKFKIGIMELNTTSAPTVTVSPSINTSTIIKDKKILSPLISKIGPYVIKNTGQQQVLFNPSWSLKRIELLMQINISTIKPACSPFLRTSYTGWLAWLRGRTLASPRRTRRDVTGIIGTGLGVLNSIDAEVLVNKLSTTTGDLNKLEHPLRSSLLALGTNQWLLSDVLPQWEGINERDHQLIVDALGAVQINVSLALSCIQAQLWMPSMVAAIIREGEEGTLPTEIRKVIWDNATKFEKEFQSWWYLVNFTYNPIDNKATAFVLTIRNASVYTIYPIIALGLSHNGTILYPIEHRVWAQRNRNKWQTVDVNACVVREQQGFICESNTIKAQDICLDTEQNVCHFEIHPDETPETVLVYIGKGCVCMRTLCNLIFIDNITVDTSNHSNICVCNFSKVMGCDFNYSAPVVSHQLIQSNYTLSQDLLPTPIRMNLTLVRKLLQHDDLCQLLKRIRNNGQKTLITVHHDAEEILHILERVKKNGEYHWWETLLGWSPTATGIYNHMLHPVIVMLSLTMLCLLLTTILYIRLWRVIVRLERLRELCLTY from the coding sequence ATGGCAGACAGAAGTATTGTGCTCATATTACTATTCCAAACACTGACAGTACTGTTCCTCTTAATCTGTGGTCAAAGAACCTTAGAATGGCCATGGTCCCAGGCTCATGTTAAGCATACCGGAAGTATGGGACTAAGATCTAATAAAGACTTGAACCTCGTAACTGTAGTCATGCGTGGAGCTGAAGTATGCTTAGAAAATGAATGGAGCTGGGATAGTATTAACCGACTTCCTCAACTCCTGGGAAAGACAGGACAGGAAATAAAGATAGGATGCCGGGTGGTCAATGGGTCCACCCATAAAAAGGTAAATCAAATCTCTGTGACTGAAGTCAAATCaaacaagagaggaaagaaaaattgtgATACTGAAAGATTGGACTGTTGGTACAATTTTACTCTAGTACAACCTGTTTTTGTAGTTTGTCTCTGGGCTCACCATAGTGTGGGATTatcatttaaattcaaaataGGCATCATGGAGCTCAATACAACATCCGCCCCGACTGTAACTGTTTCCCCCAGCATAAATACCTCTACTATTATAAAGGATAAGAAAATTCTATCCCCACTGATTTCCAAAATTGGACCATATGTGATtaaaaatacaggccaacaacAAGTGTTATTTAATCCATCATGGTCTCTTAAACGAATAGAACTgttaatgcaaattaatatctctacaATCAAACCAGCTTGTTCACCATTCCTAAGAACGTCCTATACAGGATGGTTAGCATGGCTACGTGGACGAACCCTCGCCTCTCCAAGACGAACAAGGAGAGATGTAACCGGTATCATAGGAACAGGATTGGGAGtcttaaatagtatagatgccgAGGTACTCGTAAATAAACTGAGCACAACAACAGGTGACTTAAACAAATTAGAACACCCATTACGGTCCTCCCTATTAGCATTGGGAACTAACCAATGGCTGTTGTCTGATGTATTGCCTCAGTGGGAAGGAATTAACGAAAGGGACCACCAATTGATTGTGGATGCACTTGGTGCAGTCCAaattaatgtttctctagctctcagTTGTATCCAAGCGCAACTGTGGATGCCATCTATGGTAGCAGCAATTATaagggaaggtgaagagggcaccttacccactgaaattcgaaaggtaatttgggataatgcaactaaatttgaaaaagaattccaGTCCTGGTGGTActtagtcaattttacttataaCCCCATCGATAATAAGGCcacagcttttgtcttaacaatacgcaatgcttcggtatacaccatatacccgaTCATTGCGCTGGGATTAAGCCACAATGGGACTATACTCTATCCGATAGAACATAGAGTATGGGCTCAAcgaaacagaaacaaatggcaaactgttgatgttaacgcatgtgttgtacgggaacaacaaggatttatttgtgagagtaataccatcaaagctcaagacatttgtcttgatacggaacaaaatgtttgtcattttgaaatacaccctgatgaaacccctgaaactgtacttgtatatattggaaaagggtgtgtctgtatgagaactctctgtaatcttatattcatagataacattactgtagacacaagtaatcattcaaatatttgtgtttgtaatttttctaaagttatgggctgtgactttaattattcagctcctgttgtgtctcatcaattaatacaatctaattataccttaagtcaagatttattaccTACCCCCATCagaatgaaccttacattggtacggaaactactacaacatgatgacctgtgtcaactgttaaaacgcatccgaaataatggacaaaaaactctaatcactgttcatcatgatgcagaagagatactccatatcttggaaagagtgaagaagaatggagaatatcattggtgggagactcttctgggatggtcaccaactgcaacagggatctataatcacatgttgcacccagtaatagttatgttaagtttgaccatgttatgcctattgcttacaaccatattgtatataagattatggagagtgatagtacgcctcgaaaggcttcgagaactctgcttaacatattag